DNA from Brucella melitensis bv. 1 str. 16M:
ACCGTCCCGACGTTCTTGATCCGGCGCTCTTGCGTCCAGGCCGTTTCGACCGTCAGGTCGTGGTGCCGAACCCTGATATTGTCGGCCGCGAACAGATTCTCAAGGTGCATGTGCGCAATGTTCCGCTTGCACCCAATGTTGATCTCAAGGTTGTCGCACGCGGTACGCCGGGCTTCTCCGGTGCCGATCTTGCCAACCTCGTCAACGAAGCCGCCCTCATGGCCGCGCGCCGCAACAAGCGCCTCGTGACCATGCAGGAATTCGAGGATTCCAAGGACAAGATCATGATGGGTGCGGAACGCCGTTCCGCCATGACGCCGGAAGAAAAGACGAATACCGCCTATCATGAGGCCGGTCATGCCATCGTCGCGCTGAATGTCCCCAAGGCCGACCCGGTCCATAAGGCGACCATCATTCCGCGCGGTCGTGCGCTCGGCATGGTGATGCAGTTGCCGGAAGGCGACCGTTATTCGGCGACCTATACGTGGATGGTTTCTCGCCTTGCGATCATGATGGGTGGCCGTGTGGCTGAAGAGCTGAAATTCGGCAAGGAAAACATCACGTCCGGTGCTTCCTCCGATATCCAGCAGGCCACGAAACTGGCCCGTTCGATGGTGACGCAGTGGGGCTATTCCGACAAGCTTGGCCGTGTGGCCTATGGCGACAATCAGGAAGAAGTCTTCCTTGGTCATTCGGTGTCTCGCACGCAGAATATTTCGGAAGAGACCGCGCAGATCATCGACGCCGAAGTGCGCCGCCTGATTGATGAAGCCTATGCTGAAGCAACCCGGATCCTGACCAAGAAGAAGAAGGACTGGATTGCACTGGCTGAAGGCCTGCTAGAATATGAAACGCTTACCGGCGACGAGATCAACGAACTGATTGCGGGCAACAAGCCATCGCGCGATCAGGGCAATGATACGCCGTCGCGCGGTTCGGGTGTGCCTAAGGCCGGTAGCTCGCGCAAGCGCAAGGGCAGCGAACCCGGTGGCGAACCCGGCATGGAGCCGAAACCGCAGCCGCAATAAGCTGTTTAAAATATCGCCAAGAAAGCCGGGCTGGTCCCGGCTTTCTTGCTGTCCGGCTTTGTATGGGCATACAGCAAAGGCTCGTTAAGGATTTCGGCGCATCATACTGCATGAGCTTACGACTTTGAACGTGGGAATGCTGAACCTGCCGCCAAAGGCGAAATTGCATTTGCGGGGGTTTTCGCGTTATTAACGGTAAAAAATTGCTATTCGAATATGCGAGTGGCGGCATGTGCGCCTTTGTTCCGGCGCATATTTTGGGAATTACAGAGAGCGGTTGATGGCTCAACGCAAGGCGAAACAGATGACACGGAAATTTTTTGGAACCGATGGCATTCGCGGACAGGCAAACAGCTTTCCGATGACACCGGAAATCGCCATGAAAGTGGGTATGGCCGTTGGCTATATCTTCCGTCGCAAAGGTCAGGCCTCTCGCGCGGTGATCGGCAAGGATACACGCCGCTCCGGCTATATGCTGGAAAATGCGCTGGTGGCCGGTTTTACCGCTGCCGGCATGGACGTGTTCCTGCTGGGCCCGATCCCGACCCCTGCCGTCGCCATGCTCTGCCGCTCGCTGCGCGCTGATATCGGGGTGATGATTTCCGCGTCGCATAATCCCTTCTACGATAACGGCATCAAGCTTTTCGGCCCCGATGGCTTCAAGCTTTCGGACCAGATCGAGCTTCAGATCGAGGCGATGATCGAAGGCGATATGACGCCTTTTCTTGCGAGCCATGGCGATGTTGGCCGCGCCAAGCGCGTGGACGGCGATATTTATCGCTATATCGAATTTGCCAAGCGCACATTGCCGCGCAACATCTCGCTCAATGGGCTGCGCGTTGTGGTCGATTGCGCGAATGGCGCGGGTTACAAGGTTGCGCCGGCTGCGCTGTGGGAACTGGGCGCGGAAGTCATTACCATCAACAACGAGCCGAATGGCATCAATATCAACGAGGATTGCGGCTCGACGCATCCCATCGGCCTTATGAAGAAAGTGCATGGGGTGCGCGCCGATGTGGGTATCGCGCTCGATGGCGATGCGGATCGTGTGCTTCTGGTCGATGAAAACGGCACCGTCATCGATGGCGACCAGCTCATGGCTGTCATCGCCGAAAGCTGGGCTGCGAGCAATCGCCTGGAAGGCGGCGGCATTGTCGCCACTGTCATGTCCAATCTCGGCCTGGAGCGTTTCTTGGCCGACCGTAATCTGACGCTTGCCCGTACCAAGGTTGGCGACCGCTATGTGGTCGAGCACATGCGCGAGCATGGTTTCAATGTGGGTGGCGAGCAGTCGGGCCATATCGTTCTGTCGGATTTTGCGACGACTGGCGACGGTCTTATCTCCGCGCTCCAGATACTTGCCGTGGCGCAGGAACAGAACAAGCCGATCAGCGATGTATGCCGCAAATTCCAGCCGGTGCCGCAATTGTTGAAGAATGTCCGCACCACAGGCGGCAAACCACTTGAAAACAAACGCGTGAAATCAGCGATCGATGAGGCCAAGGAACGCCTTGGCGGTCAGGGGCGACTGGTTATCCGCCCGTCGGGCACGGAGCCGCTCATCCGCGTCATGGCGGAAGGTGACGACCGTGGCCTGGTCGAAAAAGTGGTGAACGACATCATTGATGTAATCTCTTCGGAAAGCAGTGCTGCGGCCTGATCCGGAAAAGCCTGGACTTCTGGAAATTCTGGTGTTTGCAAACGGCGCGGCTTGTCCGCGCCGTTTTCATTTGATGATTGGTAAAGAAACAAGGTTAATTTGTATTTAACTTTTCCTGGATAAGCTGGCCCTTGATCTTCGATTTCGACGTCACTCCGGCGCGACCATTCGATGGGACAGATGCATGAACCGCTCCAGAATTTTTTACGCCGGACTGATAGCATCGGCTGCCCTGATAGTTTCGTTTTCCGTGGCATCGGCAACGGATCTTCCTGAAACCGTGCCGGAAGTGATGATTGCACCGCCAGCCGTTGGCGGATGGTATCTGCGCGGCGATATCGGCTATTCCTGGAACGGGTTCAAACGGGCTGAATATGCCCCGCTGGGCGATTGCGATACATGCAACGGGCTTGGCCGTGGCGGAGATACGCTTTATGGTGATCTGAACGGCTCATTCCTCATTGGCGGCGGGGCCGGCTATCAGGTGACGGATTATTTCCGCACCGACCTGACGCTCGATTACATGACGCGCTCGCGTTTCAGCGGCCATGTATCCGGCCCCGATTGCAATGGCGATACGGGATGCGCATCCGATGAACGCAGCCATTATTCTGCCCTCTCCATTCTCGCCAATGCCTATGTCGATCTGGGTAATCTGGGTGGCGTTACGCCTTATGTCGGCGCCGGTATCGGCGGCACACGGGTCAACTGGAGCGATCTTGTCGATATAACCTCGGGCTTTTCGCAGGAAGGGGCTGCAAACTGGCGCTTCACCTATGCGCTCATGGCCGGTGCTTCGGTCGATCTTACGCATAATCTCAAGCTTGATGCCGGATATCGCTATCGTCATGTGAACGGTGGCAAGATGTTTGAGGGCAATCAGTGGACTGATGCTGGCTATGACAAGGGCCTGAATATCCATGATATTCGCGTGGGGCTACGTTACATGTTCGGCGGCTCCGACAACGCTGCTTATGCATCGCAGGCGGCTTCGACAATCGTGGACTAAACAGGGCCGCTTCGTTCGGTTCTCAAGGGCCCGGTAGACCGGGCATTTTTTGTTGCCTTGCGGCATATCCTCTCAAATTTCTTGCGGGCAACTTCAAATATTTTCATTTTAAAAGGCCGGATTGGGTTAAAGAGCGGATTAAGCTATTAAACATTGCGCGCGTTTTGAAAGGGGAGGGACATGAAAGCTATTGCCGCTTTTTCTGATTTTGTAGGGCGCAGTTTTGCCATATGGGTCATTGTTTTTGCCGCGCTGGGCTTTGTCATGCCGGCAACGTTCAGCATCTTTGCGCCCTGGATCGTGGTTCTGCTAGGCATCATCATGTTCGGCATGGGCCTGACGATTTCGGGCAAGGATTTTGCTGAAGTTGCCAAAAGGCCGTTTGATGTCGCCATCGGTGTGCTGGCGCAGTTCATCATCATGCCGCTTCTTGCCGTGCTTCTGACCCGAATCATTCCCATGTCGCCGGAGGTCGCGGCGGGTGTGATTCTCGTTGGCTGCTGCCCCGGCGGCACGGCCTCCAATGTCATGACCTATCCGTCGAAGGGCGATGTGGCGCTCAGCGTTGCCTGCACCAGCGTTACCACGCTACTCGCACCGCTGGTCACGCCTTTCCTCGTCTGGTTCTTCGCCAGCCAGTATCTGCCGGTCGATGCGATGAGCATGTTCATCAGCATCGTGAAGGTGATCCTCGTGCCGCTGGCGCTCGGTTTCGTTCTCCAGAAGCTCGTGCCGGGCGTGGTCAAGGCTGCGGTGCCCATGCTGCCGCTGGTGTCGGTGGTCGGGATCGTGCTGATCGTCGCCGCCGTTGTTGCGGTCAACAAGGCCGCTATCGCACAGTCGGGCCTGCTGATCTTCGCGGTTGTCGTCCTGCATAATTGCTGCGGGTTGCTTCTTGGCTATTTCGCGGCCCGTTTCGCGGGGCTTTCGCTTGCCAAGCGCAAGGCAATCAGCATCGAGGTCGGCATGCAGAACAGCGGGCTGGGGGCTGCGCTCGCCAATGCGCATTTCTCGCCGCTTGCCGCGGTGCCGAGCGCCGTTTTCAGCGTCTGGCACAATATTTCCGGTGCGCTGGTCGCAAGCTATTATGCGCGCATGGAAGATGATGCTTCCGAAACGCAGACGTCCGCGCAATAAGGAAATTCTACCCGCCTGGAGCAATCCGGGCGGGTTTCGTTAAAATATTCCACGAATGGCGTATTGAGGAAAAGCGCGCTTTCGGCTATCCCGGTAAGTGGGCCACGTCTCCCCAACGAGACGCGTGCTATCTGAGAGGATAGAAACAACATGACGACGATTGCGAAGCCGGCAGTTCGCCCGGCTAATCCTAATTTTTCATCCGGTCCCTGTGCAAAACGACCCGGCTGGTCGCTTGATGCGCTGGCCGATGCGCCGCTTGGCCGTTCGCACCGCGCGAAAATCGGCAAGAACAAGCTGAAAGAAGCCATCGACCTTACCCGTGAAGTGTTGCAGGTGCCCGCCGATTACCGCATCGGCATTGTACCCGCATCCGACACTGGCGCTGTCGAAATGGCGCTGTGGTCCATGCTCGGCGCGCGTGGCGTCGATATGGTCGCGTGGGAAAGTTTTGGTTCGGGCTGGGTCACGGATGTGGTGAAGCAACTCAAGCTGGAAGATGTGCGCACCTTTGAAGCGCCTTATGGCGAGATTGTCGATTTTTCTAAAGTCGATTTCGACCGCGATGTGGTCTTTACCTGGAACGGTACAACATCTGGCGTACGCGTCCCGAACGCTGGTTTCATTCCGGTTGACCGCAAGGGCCTGACCTTCTGCGATGCGACGTCAGCCGCTTTCGCGCAACGTCTCGATTTCGCGAAACTCGATGTCGTCACCTTCTCCTGGCAGAAGGTTCTGGGCGGCGAGGGCGCGCATGGCATCCTGATCCTTTCCCCGCGTGCGGTGGAGCGGCTGGAAAGCTATAAGCCCGCATGGCCATTGCCGAAGATTTTCCGCATGACCAAGGGCGGCAAGCTGATCGAAGGCATCTTCGTTGGCGAAACCATCAACACGCCCTCCATGCTCTGCGTGGAAGACTATCTCGATGCGCTGAAATGGGCGAAGTCGCTCGGCGGACTGGATGCACTCATCGCGCGTGCCGACAGGAATTTTTCGGTTCTGAACGATTTCGTGGAAAAGACACCGTGGATCGCCAATCTGGCCATGAAGCCGGAAACGCGCTCGAACACTTCCGTGTGCCTCACGATCGTCGATCCGGAAATAACGGCCTTGTCTGCCGACGAGCAGGCCGCTTTCGCCAAGGGCATTGTCACCACCCTCGACAAGGAAGGCGTTGCCTATGATATCGGCGCCTATCGCGATGCCCCTTCGGGCCTGCGCATCTGGGCTGGCGCGACGGTTGAGGCTTCCGATCTGGAGGCGCTGACGCATTGGCTGAATTGGGCTTTTGCAACGCAGAAGGCGGCGCTGAAAGCGGCGGCTTGAGCATTTCATGCATGAACGCCATGGCCGTGTCGGGACGGTCATGGCACGCATTTTCCCGTTTCAGTATCTCGCAATTGCATTTCCGGGTGCATTTCCGGGCGCAAAGCCGGTTTCCACTTTTGCTGGAAATGCCTG
Protein-coding regions in this window:
- a CDS encoding bile acid:sodium symporter family protein codes for the protein MKAIAAFSDFVGRSFAIWVIVFAALGFVMPATFSIFAPWIVVLLGIIMFGMGLTISGKDFAEVAKRPFDVAIGVLAQFIIMPLLAVLLTRIIPMSPEVAAGVILVGCCPGGTASNVMTYPSKGDVALSVACTSVTTLLAPLVTPFLVWFFASQYLPVDAMSMFISIVKVILVPLALGFVLQKLVPGVVKAAVPMLPLVSVVGIVLIVAAVVAVNKAAIAQSGLLIFAVVVLHNCCGLLLGYFAARFAGLSLAKRKAISIEVGMQNSGLGAALANAHFSPLAAVPSAVFSVWHNISGALVASYYARMEDDASETQTSAQ
- a CDS encoding phosphoserine transaminase, with translation MTTIAKPAVRPANPNFSSGPCAKRPGWSLDALADAPLGRSHRAKIGKNKLKEAIDLTREVLQVPADYRIGIVPASDTGAVEMALWSMLGARGVDMVAWESFGSGWVTDVVKQLKLEDVRTFEAPYGEIVDFSKVDFDRDVVFTWNGTTSGVRVPNAGFIPVDRKGLTFCDATSAAFAQRLDFAKLDVVTFSWQKVLGGEGAHGILILSPRAVERLESYKPAWPLPKIFRMTKGGKLIEGIFVGETINTPSMLCVEDYLDALKWAKSLGGLDALIARADRNFSVLNDFVEKTPWIANLAMKPETRSNTSVCLTIVDPEITALSADEQAAFAKGIVTTLDKEGVAYDIGAYRDAPSGLRIWAGATVEASDLEALTHWLNWAFATQKAALKAAA
- the ftsH gene encoding ATP-dependent zinc metalloprotease FtsH; amino-acid sequence: MNPNYRNFALWAIIALLLIALFNLFQSPGQRTNSREISYSQFIDDVSNGRVKSVTITGQRISGTLADNGSTFQTYSPGDTGLVSRLEDKGVAITARPESDGSSSLIGILLSWLPMILILGVWIFFMRQMQGGPRGAMGFGKSKAKLLTEAHGRVTFQDVAGVDEAKQDLEEIVEFLRDPQKFQRLGGKIPRGVLLVGPPGTGKTLLARSVAGEANVPFFTISGSDFVEMFVGVGASRVRDMFEQAKKNAPCIIFIDEIDAVGRHRGAGLGGGNDEREQTLNQLLVEMDGFEANESIILIAATNRPDVLDPALLRPGRFDRQVVVPNPDIVGREQILKVHVRNVPLAPNVDLKVVARGTPGFSGADLANLVNEAALMAARRNKRLVTMQEFEDSKDKIMMGAERRSAMTPEEKTNTAYHEAGHAIVALNVPKADPVHKATIIPRGRALGMVMQLPEGDRYSATYTWMVSRLAIMMGGRVAEELKFGKENITSGASSDIQQATKLARSMVTQWGYSDKLGRVAYGDNQEEVFLGHSVSRTQNISEETAQIIDAEVRRLIDEAYAEATRILTKKKKDWIALAEGLLEYETLTGDEINELIAGNKPSRDQGNDTPSRGSGVPKAGSSRKRKGSEPGGEPGMEPKPQPQ
- the glmM gene encoding phosphoglucosamine mutase — translated: MTRKFFGTDGIRGQANSFPMTPEIAMKVGMAVGYIFRRKGQASRAVIGKDTRRSGYMLENALVAGFTAAGMDVFLLGPIPTPAVAMLCRSLRADIGVMISASHNPFYDNGIKLFGPDGFKLSDQIELQIEAMIEGDMTPFLASHGDVGRAKRVDGDIYRYIEFAKRTLPRNISLNGLRVVVDCANGAGYKVAPAALWELGAEVITINNEPNGININEDCGSTHPIGLMKKVHGVRADVGIALDGDADRVLLVDENGTVIDGDQLMAVIAESWAASNRLEGGGIVATVMSNLGLERFLADRNLTLARTKVGDRYVVEHMREHGFNVGGEQSGHIVLSDFATTGDGLISALQILAVAQEQNKPISDVCRKFQPVPQLLKNVRTTGGKPLENKRVKSAIDEAKERLGGQGRLVIRPSGTEPLIRVMAEGDDRGLVEKVVNDIIDVISSESSAAA
- a CDS encoding outer membrane protein translates to MNRSRIFYAGLIASAALIVSFSVASATDLPETVPEVMIAPPAVGGWYLRGDIGYSWNGFKRAEYAPLGDCDTCNGLGRGGDTLYGDLNGSFLIGGGAGYQVTDYFRTDLTLDYMTRSRFSGHVSGPDCNGDTGCASDERSHYSALSILANAYVDLGNLGGVTPYVGAGIGGTRVNWSDLVDITSGFSQEGAANWRFTYALMAGASVDLTHNLKLDAGYRYRHVNGGKMFEGNQWTDAGYDKGLNIHDIRVGLRYMFGGSDNAAYASQAASTIVD